tcttacttaccttttccagactaccttccttgaggttcacatttaccttatttcccacctgttGTCAGGAAATAGAAACCCTAGtcgcagtctccttatttgccaagccaacaaccctagcaaacgttcgttgattgcccagatccaaagaccatttcctcgaAAAGCCCAtgaattgcttctcagaattcccatGATTCGCACAATTATTAAAAcgcccttgagtgaatctccttccattgttattctgcctccatgccacactgtgtctgttcccaaagaagccttgaaagtatttcaAAGCTGGCTGAAAACCTTGTTATTTGTGCTTCGGTTTAcctgtatcgccatgtccttccatctgcctTTTGTGTAGACCCACTGTGGAACATGAGGCAGGGCTTCCCAGCCCACatccgcccatgaacccaaatgtcctctatcaaCCATGTTCGATCACTGTATTATCCGATCATTGTATTATGCTGTCAAAAGACCAATGTATGGACTGATTTTTCAAGAATTAAGTCTCAGATTTTCTGAGGACTAAGGATTGATATTGAGTCACACATTTACAACTGAaaacaatgaaatgaaatgctagGAACTTGATTTGATGTTACCCCAACTGTAGCGATGACAATGCAAGCAAACTTTTACTAACAATGAACCTCAAGATGATTGGCAGGTGTCGTCCTTTGCTGCTGTCACAAACAAGTCTGAGTATGACAAAGTTATCTGCTACTAACAGTCTGAAAACTTCCTCCCAAATGCCGATCTCCAAACCAAATGGCAACGTCTTCACTTAGTGCGAAATAGATCAATTAAAAAGTATTCAATGATGAAATCATGGTATTACAAGGAGGGCAGACCAATTAGCTTCGGCTCCTTCAGAATAATTAAAAATTGACACCAAACCTCCAACTAATGACCTTAACATTATCGCCTTAAGCCTCACTGCCCTTTGGAACCATGTGCAATCATAAATCGATGCATCAAATGATGTAGTCTGATGAAGTATGAAGACAAAGACCTGGTTTGAATCGCTTTATTGAACTGATGAAGAATCAAGCAATATCCATCATATTGAGGTCTTCTCAATGCCCAATCAAACCCCACCAAAGTTCGGCCCTACTACTGAATGAAGGCAATTGTGATGTTGATGTAATATACCAATAACTCCTCCAAATTACCTTCTAATAAATTGATTAtttgtgtttctttttcttttttctaatcttgtttatttgatttctttttatttttatttttattaattttatatttctctattcatctatttCTCCAACTTCACTATTTATAAGGGTTTATTTGCAATTCTAATTCATTCTTCCTTTTCTATGATGGATCACATTCAACTTTGATCTAAAATGCACAAAATTGAATCCAAAAAACTTCTTACAATTTGTCATAGACAATGGAAAACCCATAGCTTCTATTGTTGACATTCAGTTACAAGGGAACTCTTGTGGGCTCTATTTAAACCTTATTCAAGTTGTCTCAAACAAATTACAAGTAATTAACATTTTCAATAGAAATAAGATTAAAAACTGCAAAACTAATGATTATGAAAAAAAAACGATTTAAAGAAACTCAACAAATATTGCAACTGATTTTTCTATATGTTTATAATTCAAACAGTTCACTAAGACTCGTTTAATATTGAATAGCTAGAGCTACTTTATGAATAAAGAACCctccataaaaatttaaaaataaaacatattaccGTACCAACAAAGAACCTGAGCAACAGTAAAATAATAAATTTCATGGCACGGAAAACTAAATATTTATAACACAGGGACACTCCCAATGAGAAACTAATACAATCATGAGAGTAAAAGGCTTCAAGAAAACCCACTGCACAGAGTAGCTCACATCATGCCATACATTTGGTTATCGCCAGCATTGTTCTGTTTGATTATAAAAATACAAAGCCAGTCAATGGATAGTTGGTGGTATGAACTCTCCCGATTTCTCTGTCTTAAAATTGTCTTAAAACTTATCTTATATCGATGGCTCCATCAACATTTCCAGGTCCCGTTCAATGATCAATAAGTTTCTTTAATCTAAGATGCAAAGTTTCTCTGGCTGCAGGATTCAAAATATGGGCAGCCTACACAGTAAGGAAGAAACAGAGAGAAATATGGGATGCCTTGAGTTATTAAAATTATGTAATGGAATGAAGAGTAAGTGAAACTACCTTCACACGCAGAAAATGGAAGGCCCTTGCATTTGTGGCAGAAACGAACACATCCACGACTTGTATGCCGTGTGACTCTACCGTAAATATAATTGAAGGCAAGAGGTTCACCTTATTCGCACAGTTTATTGTAATGAAAATGTCTGTGCCGATGCAGTTCACTAGCAAGTTTTCCTCCTTATTTTTGCTGCTTAAGTATTGCAGTGAAGAAGATCTAAGACAATCAGAACTAGACGAGGAACGTTGAAGAATTTCTTGCACGGAGCTCAAAGATTCACATTTCACGGTATCTGTATTTGTATGGTTTTGCAGTTGGGTATCTGCAAATCTTCCTGAATAATTGGCCAGCTGTTGCTGGAGAGATTCGATGTAGCTTATCGTCTCTGCTAGAATGGACGTCTTCTCTTTCTGAAAAAAAATTACCATTCATAATGTTAGACACTATCACTGGAGTTTTACCCTAAATTCCCTAAGTATCTGAAAGAGCTGTTAAAATTTTAGTATCACCAAAGAAAACATGTGAACAGGATAAGGAAAAAAGAATATAATATCAAACATTTCAATCTCATATATTACTATAGACAAATGAATTCTATAGAAATGGAAACAAAATGGAAAACAAAAGTGTTAATTGTTGATATAAGAACCAGCTCACATCAACTTAGATGCGAAACAGGAAGAAACAGGAAGATGAATGATACTAAAGAGGAGTGGGCAGATAAGATATTACATCAAAAAGCAGTGGAGACACAATTAGTATTACATCATAATGTGTCCAACCTCAAAGA
The nucleotide sequence above comes from Cryptomeria japonica chromosome 11, Sugi_1.0, whole genome shotgun sequence. Encoded proteins:
- the LOC131068100 gene encoding anthocyanin regulatory R-S protein isoform X1; translated protein: MKKEHDCEIPFSLPTMNPPFIFSQRSSFGLGSSVGENPESSVSFPGEMAALSQPLDELSAIIQKYNVMGSGNPFVSMDTSLVRMSRGVTSDSNKKEDGTHPRWNNEEGGGELESSCRRSHNFSERQRRSDMNRLLEQMHSLLPNPTAKKEKTSILAETISYIESLQQQLANYSGRFADTQLQNHTNTDTVKCESLSSVQEILQRSSSSSDCLRSSSLQYLSSKNKEENLLVNCIGTDIFITINCANKVNLLPSIIFTVESHGIQVVDVFVSATNARAFHFLRVKAAHILNPAARETLHLRLKKLIDH